The DNA window AACAAGGATGGCGAGAGGCAGGTGCTGAGAAGGTTCTGGAAGGAGCCTAGAGTGCTGAAAGGAGGGAAAGGAGTTCAGGGAGCAGGTATGCTGCAGAGGAGGGCCAGGCTGCTTACAGGCGGTTGTGTAGGCACAGGGACGACAGGGCACGGGGTAAATGCTGGGGAAGGATGGGTGGGCTGGTCAGCCAGCCGTGTGCAGGGCAGGTATGCGTTGGGGAGTAGTTTGCAGGGCAGGCGCGCGTCGGTCGTGCAGGTGTGTGGGGGGCAGGTGCGCGAGGCAGGTGCGAGGCAGGTGCAGACAGGTGCGAGGGAACCGCGGGCCGGCGGCACTTGCCTGCGAacgcggcggccgcggcggcctCGTCCGGGCCGGGCAGGGCCTCGGCGCCCATGTCCATGTGCCCGGGTTCGGCGGCCATCACCGCCACGGCCGTCACCCGCCGCGTCTCGCGCTCCGCCTCCGAGTCCCCGTCCTCCTCGGAGTCCTCGTCTCTGCTGAGCACCGGCTCCTCCGCCTCGCCTCCCGCCgcggccgcggccgccgccgccacaGCGGCCGcggccgccaccgccgccgcctcGGCCAGGCCCAGCTGCTTGGCGGCCGAGTCCGAGTCCTCCATCCGGACTCCGCCGAGCCCGCCCGAAGGCGCCGGCCGGGGCCGCCCGAAGGCCGGGACGGGGCCCGAAGCGCTCCTGCCGAGGACGCCGTCCGAGCCGGGCCGAGCCGAGCCGAGCCGCGCCGAGGCCGCCCGAAGCCGACCGCCGAGCCAAGCCGGGGCTGCCCGAATAGGAGCCGATCCGGCACGAAGCTGCCCAGTCGAGCCGAGCCGAGACCAAGGGTCTGGAACCGAGGGGGGCCGAGGTGACCCGAAGTGCGGGGCCGAGTCGGTCCGAATTGGTCCGAGGCCGCACGAGGGTTTCCGAGCGGCCGGCGCTGGCCCTCCTCAGGGCCCAGGAGGCCGCGACGGCCGCGGTCCCCAACCAAGGGGGGTCACGGACGGAGAAGCCGACTCTCGCCGGCCTCCGACGCAGCGCGACCCGGGCAAGAGAACCTCGCGCCGCAGGCTccgcccgcccccacctcccgctGGAGCCGAGCGCGCCCGAGGAGGAGCCGAGCGAAGCCGAACTCTCCCGAGCCGGGATCCTCACGAGCCTCGGCTCTCCGCCTCCTCCTGTCCGAAAGTGCCCGAGCGCTGTCGGACGCGCTAATCGGGCCTCGGCCCCGGTTCGGAATCAACTCCCGAAGCGCGGCGCCGTCGAACCCCTTCGGGAGCAGAATCGAAAATGGCCGAAGGGACCCCGTTCGCGTCCGGAGCCAAGAGGCTGCCGGGATCGCGGCGGATTCGGCGGGCGGGGCGAGCGGGGCGGGGCGAGCGGGCGAGCGGGGCGGGGCCCGGGGGCAAGATGGCGGCCTCGCGGCGAGGTGAGGGCCCGGGCGGTGCCGCGCGGGGCCGGGTGGAGGTCGTTCCGGAGCGGGGATTCGGTTGGCGCGGTTCCTCCCGGTGTGGGAAAGGCCGAGCGGCTGGCGCGGCTCGCGGGGGTCATTAGCGGCTGGACTTGGTGTGGCCGTGGGGTGGGAGCCCGGCCCCGAGAGCCAGTCCCGGGCGCACCGGGATGCAGAGCCGCCTCGGTGCGGCCGCCCTCCCCCGCCCGCTGTGGCCAGTGCGGCCCCGGGCGCCGCGGACGCGCTGACCGAGCACCCTGCGGGGGCCAGTGGGCCAGCAGCGAGCGAGAGCGGCGGGCACCCCGGGCAGGCACGTGGGCCCGCCGGCGGCCTTGGGTTGCGCGGGGTCTCGCCGGGACTCGCCCGGTCTCCGCAGCGCCCGCGCCTCTTTCAGTCTGTGTGACAAGAAGGAGACGAGTGGGTGGCACGCGGTGTACACTCAGTCCAATAAAAAAAGGCCgattgccaggagttccctggtggccggcGGGCTAAGCacctgcgttgtcactgccgtggcgccggttcgatccctggcccgggagcctCCGCCTGAAGGGGGCCCCCGTTTCCATATCTGGGCCGCCCTGCGCGAagaggagctgggagggaggctggcGTCTTACAAAGAAGTACTGTCCGGGTCTGAGTTTAGAGCTTTCTTGGCAGGGGGGTTCCAAAGCGCCAGACCTTTGTCGGCAGAAGCCCGCGGTTCTTTTTGCGCGATTTCCTTTGGTGGAGAATTAAGTTTGCACAGCAGCAGGACCACCTGGCACCCCTGCTCTGGCACCTCAGGGAAAACATTTGTTCTCTTTGCTTCCACGTTTCACTTCTTTTCTGACACAGCTGTTCACAGCCACGTTGTTATTACAGTAAATCATTGACAGAAATgctaaatctggagttcccgttgtggttcagcaggttaagaacccaactagtatccatgagggtgcaggttcagtccctggtctcactcagtgggttaaggatcctgcgtggccgtgagctgcggtgtaggtcgcagacgcggcttggcggggctgtggctgtggtgtaggcctacagctgcagctccgactttaCCTCTCGCCTGAGAAtttctacatgccgcaggtgcagctctaaaacaaagccaaaaaaatacacacacgaAAAGCTAAGTCCTAAAAGCCACAGCTGTATTTTGTCAGAACGAGCTCCGCTCCGTGGGTCTGGAATGGTTAGGATGGCATCTCTGCTCCCAACCACCCTTCATGCTAAGTGTTTAAATCCTGTATCACTTAAGGTTTCTGTGCAGCATTTTTCCTAAGTCGCCCCCTCATCTCAGTCTATAACAGTGGGCAGCTGGCAAATACATTTGAGTTCTGAAGCAAACCTTCAGGAGAAGACTCAGAGGGAGGAAAATCCCAGCTAACATGAAGTGCACCGGAGTGATGACGCGTCTGGGCAGCTGGCTcagcccaggcctgggagagGAGGGTCGGGCTTAGAGAGCACCTCTCCCGTAGCGCGATGCAGGTCCATTAATGATCCATGCTCGGCAGCCCTCCTTGCCTCCCGGGGCCTGCACGGCCCCCAGATCCACCCAGGGAGATGCGGGCTCACCCCTTGACGTCCCCCCCAGAGCAGAGCTTCGAGCTTCTCTCCCGGGGCAAACGAGCAGATGGAATAGCAGCGATCCGCAGGCTGCCTCACGTCTCTGTCCTGTCTGCTGCCGGGCGGGTTCTGAGTCGTTCCTGATGCAcctgcaggtcgcagatgtgtgaGCAGAGGAAAACACCCGTGGAACTCCGAGCCAGGGCACGCCGGGGCCAAGGGTGACTGGACTGTCTTCCAAGCAGGCCTCCAGCTCAGAAGACGCTGTCGCGGGAGGAGGGACCCCGCTGCCTCTGGGGCACCCTCATCTCAAGATGACGGGAGAGTGGGTACCTGTTGTGGGTAGGAGAGGCTCCAAGAGGCGCACGAGGAAAAGAGACTGGATTGCTGGCTCGGAAGTTCTCACTTGGGAGACATACTTGGGGACATGCATAAAATCTCAGAAGAAACCAAGTGTCTGTTATCAGTGACAAAGACTTCTTTTCATCTGCACATGTGGCAAATACGCAGAAGCCACAGGAGATGAGCTGCATCTCCTTCCCTGACAGTGGAGTGGATCTAAGCTTTGCCTCGTGGGTACACCCTGCCTCCAGGCCTCAGGTTCAGAGAGGCAGGTGGCCAGCCTCTCCTTGGAGGGACCGGTGCAGAAGTGCTGGAAAGGAACGAAGCTGCAGGCCCTAAACACccagtgaaggagttcccgctgtgccacagcaggttaaggacccggccttGTCTCTGAGGttgcacaggttcagtctctggccctggcATGTCgttgtgctgcaggtgcagctacaAACGAGAAAACCCAGTCACAGTGAGCGGAGGGCAGGCCCGCCTCGCATCCTGCTAGGACGTGGGCCTCACGGACGGACCCCTTCTCTTCCAGGGAGAACTTCTGCCACGGTGGTATCCTGCTGCTGCCGCCCTCGTTCAGCCAAAGACCAGGCCAGGCGACGTCGGCCCTCAGCTCCCGCTTTTTGCTCCTTtgatcccctgcccccagccctgcctttggAGTTGAAGTAGGAACCCCACTTCTAAGTGGGAGGGAGGGCTGCTCCCTGCCCCACCGTTCCAGAGTCACTGTGGCTCCCCCAGTGGCGCCTTGGCTCCCTCGCCCTCCTGCACGGTCCCgccacggggtggggggtggaggatgCAAACCCCTCACGGGAGGATCTAGAGACCCCTTGTAGCTCAGGAAGGCTGCTGGTGGATGTGTAACtgccgcccctccccccaaagagagaatggtattttctttaaagaaaatgaaaaaagcggcttttctttttttttttccttttggccatgcctgtggcttcCACAAGTTccaggcccagggatggaacccaagcctcagcagcaacaccaccaggtccttagcccagtGCACCccttgggaactccaaaaagccgCTTTTTTCTCTCCATGGTCATAACTGGGACCGGTTGAGGCGTGCCCCTGTGGAAGCCAGCGAGCTGGGGCTGTGCTCGAAGCCAGGACACCCCCTGGGGGGAGCCAGCCCCGGAGCCTGACCTGTGTGTCCGCATGGCCTGTTGTCCGGCCCCAAGGTGGGCCCCTGGGCAGGGTTGTCAGCTGGGCTAGAGTCCTTAACTGCCGGCCAGCTCTCGTCGCTCCCTCTGCAGGCGCTGCTCCATCTGAGTGGGGCGTGTTACTCTCTTTACTTCCTGGCCACGCTCCTGCTGATCGCGTATAAAAGTAAGTCACGCTCGAAAAGCCAGCTCGGGGTGCGGGTGCCCTGCCTCCCGTGACGGGAGCTCGGTCTCCCATTGTTCTCAGGCCAAGTTTTCACCTATCCTCACGGCTTCCTGGTCCTTGACCTGACTCTGCTCTTCCTGATGGGGATTCTGGAAGCAACGCGGCTGTACCTCGGTGAGTTCTCTGAAAAGCACGTGGCACTTGGAGCGACAGGATCGCCAGCTTTACGTGTGAACCTTTAAGCATCTGTCACTTGGAACACGGTTCTTAGAAACACGTGATGTAGCCTCGCCTCACAGGGTCTTTCCGTCTGTCTGTCCCTCTTTGTCCACAAGACAGTCTCGGCAGCATCCTTGGCGGAGGTGCTTCCCGTGTGTACATGCTGCCGGGTAACGGGCAGCACCAAGACTAGACCGCAGCTCCGCCATCAACTCTGGAGCCCCCAGAGAGTCACCTCACTCCTCCTGCCTCTTCTGTTGGCCGCAGGGTCAAGAGGAGAAGGATCTGGGGAggccccatcgtggcgcagacaCAAACCCCATtagggatccatgaggatgagggttcgatccctggcctcgctcagtgggttaaggatccggcgttgccatgagctgcggtgtaggtcgcagacgcggctcagaccccacgtggctgtggctgtggtgtaggccggcggctgcagctccgattggacccctggcctgggaacctccctctgcCGGGGGTGCGCTTAGAAAAAATCAGGAATGTTACAGCCTCAGTACAGACAACACGCTCCTCCTTGCATTTGCCTTCTGACACGCTCAGAGCCCGCGCGGTGGCCACAGCAGCTTTTCCGTGGAAGTCCTCGAGTGTCGTGGGGTGCTAGTGAGCTGGCCCTGGTCCCCCGGTCAAGTCTCCAGAGCCCTCGCCAGCACAGGCTCCCAAAGGCAGCACTCACCCGTCCTGTCTGTTCTCTCCAGGCACCAAGGGCAACCTGACGGAGGCCGAGGTGCCGCTGGCCGCCAGCCTGGTCCTGACTGTGGGCGGCACCCTGCTGGCCATCTACTTCCTGCTCTGGCAGACCCTGGTGCTGCGGGCAGACTGGGTCCTTGGCGCCACGCTCCTGGTGCTCCATGGCCTGGAGGCCGTCCTGCAGGTGGTGGCCATCGCCGGCTTTGTCAGCTAGGCCCCTGCGGCAGCCCCGGCCAGGAGCCCTTCCTGAGGGTGAGACGGCCTGCCAGccgttgcccagggggagggcgTCCTTCTGCTGATGCGCCATGACCTTGGAGGGCCTGGCGGCTTGGGTGATCTCTGAGTCCTTGAGGCGGAGATGGGCTCAGGAGCCAGGGCAGAGCAAAATGCTGGGGCAGGCGGGGGCCCAGCGGAAGCCGGGACTGCCCGGGCGTCCTCCTCAGGAAGCGCAGGCCCCGCTTGGCTGGCAGGACCTCCATTCAGCAACCGCCCTGCCCCCTGGGCCGGAAGGCAGCGAGGGGCCGGGGACGAGCCCCGGGCAGACGCTGCTCTGCCTCTTCCACGAGAGAGTAATGCCAGAGAGCCAGGGCTTCTTCCCCCCGGGGACACAGGAAAGGCGAGCTTGAAGCGCCAGTGCCCAGGGGACAGAGCGCCTCCCTCAGCAGGACGTTGGCCCTGGGCACCGGGGACTTCGCCAGGGGGACCTTTGCCCACTCACAGACCCACTCCAGTGCCTCTGGAAGAAACCTGAGCTGATGTTTTCTGGCAACTTTCATTTGTTTCAGTTGTACATTTTCTGTGTTTGGAATAATACCGTGTTTGAATATCTAGACATTTTCTCTTCACTGTAGTTTTTAAATAAAGCGTTTATCCTTCCCTGAATTGCTCCCACCTAAagccctcacctcctccaggggtCTCCCTCAGAACGTCGGAGCACCGGCCCGTGCCCGGCAGGCCCCATCCCGCCTCACCCACAGCCCCGCGTAGTAGTGCTTCCTCACCCTGGCCTCAGGGGCATCAGTGGTGTCCtccgtggggggcggggggggcgagTGGGAGCATGAGAGCTCCCTGCTCAGTCGCCTTTGGCTCGGGACCCATGCACACCTGTGGCCTGGAGGCGAGGTGGGGGCGCCCTCCTGCTTACCCTCGCTGGGCATTCGGCAGAGCTCCGCACCCTGCCTGCCGCCAACGGGCACCACGGTGAgtggggggaggctggggtgggtgcACCTGCTGTCTTTGGGGCCCCCTCCCCCGCAGACCTGGGCGGCAAGATGCCTGTTGCCCTCGGGGTTCGTAACCTGCCTCAGGATCCGGACCAGGCCCTTGCCACCGTCTAAGCCCCACACTCAGGGCGGCCGCCAAGCAGCCTGGGCCTCCAGGCCCCCAGCCGCATCCTCGAGGGGGTCAGTTCTCCTGCTCTGGCAACCATCACGTTGATTCCGTGCGCCTTCCCACCTTTCGCCCGTCCAGGCTCAGTCTCCAGGGAGGGCAAGGGCGGGCCGTGCGCCTACCCTCCCGGTTGTCAGGGAGCGAACCAGGAagccaggcctggctgggggagggctgggcccAAGGACAAAGGCTGCTTCCTGCCCCCCTGTACAAGCTCCCCTGTGACACCCCAGACAGCAGCGGTGGGAAGACCTGCCCCCGGAGTCCCAGTGACgtgggaaggggcagggcctCCAACCTTCTAAGACAGAGAGAGCCTCCAGGGGCTACCAGGAAGGGCCGGCAACCAGCGCCAGGCGACCAGCAGCTGCCCCGTGCTTCCTGGAGGGACCCTGCTTCCCGGCACAGCCTTTTctgcccccgcccacccccaaAACAATGGCCTGAGCCTTGGAGTCCCTGGGGCTGCCCACCACCGCccagcctgccctctgccccttctcttcctcttcacccAGTTTGATTGTCAGGGCCCTCGTGGGGGTCAGTTCAGGAGGAAGCTTAGGACTGGGGGCAGAGCTCAGGGCTTGGCCTAAGGAGAAGTTGCTGCCCAGAGCGCCTTCTGGCTGCCTCTCGCCACAGGTAGGCGGAGGCCACaggtgtcccccccacccccatgggaaACACCAGCCCTTGGAAGGTGCCCACGCTGGGCTGGGGCAACACAAAGAAAGAGACTTCGGGGGCTCCTGGGTGGAGCAGAGTGCGCGCCCCTGGGCCCTCCTGGCGAGCTCAACGAGGGCTGCAGGGTCTCTGGCCCTGCCTTTGATTCTCACTTGACTGAAGCCTGGCCCTAGCGCTGCCTCCAGACCAGAGAGGCCCCAGCTGGAGAGGATGGGCTCTGCCCCAGGTCCTGGGGCACCTGAGCCTGGGCCACACCTGGCAGGGGCAGGTCTGACCTCCGCAGGGTCCACACCACCCCTCGGGGCGCACAGCTCGCCTGCCACCGAAGGATCTCAGCGCCCGGTGCGCCGTGGGCCTGGGCACCCCTTCGAGCTGCGAGGGACGGGCTCCCCGGCCCGCCCACGCGTCCAAGGCGCCCGGCTCCAGGTTTGGGGTCTGCGCAGGTGGCTGTGGGGACCGTCCGGGCGAGCCCGGGTGAGGGCGGGGCAGCCAcgtcccgcccccgcccctgcccagtGCCCGCCGGCGCGCGGT is part of the Sus scrofa isolate TJ Tabasco breed Duroc chromosome 2, Sscrofa11.1, whole genome shotgun sequence genome and encodes:
- the TMEM80 gene encoding transmembrane protein 80, translating into MAASRRGRTSATVLSSLPLQALLHLSGACYSLYFLATLLLIAYKSQVFTYPHGFLVLDLTLLFLMGILEATRLYLGTKGNLTEAEVPLAASLVLTVGGTLLAIYFLLWQTLVLRADWVLGATLLVLHGLEAVLQVVAIAGFVS